From a single Myxocyprinus asiaticus isolate MX2 ecotype Aquarium Trade chromosome 33, UBuf_Myxa_2, whole genome shotgun sequence genomic region:
- the LOC127423853 gene encoding protein fem-1 homolog C yields the protein MDLKTAVFNAARDGKLRLLQKLLENKSDHEVMKLMAEKTNGATPLLMAARYGHLELVEYLIECCCAPVEIGGSVNFDGEIIEGAPPLWAASAAGHLKVVQSLLGHGASVNNTTLTNSTPLRAACFDGHLDIVKYLVEHKADLEVANRHGHTCLMISCYKGHKEIAQYLLEKGADVNRKSVKGNTALHDCAESGSLEILKMLLKFGATMEKDGYGMTPLLSASVTGHTNIVDFLTQHPQTNKKERINALELLGATFVDKKRDLLGALKYWKRAMDLRYSDSNDILLKEEPKQLIMAYDYTKEVNTFEELDGLIADPDDMRMQALLIRERILGPAHPDTSYYIRYRGAVYADSGNFERCIKLWKYALDMQQRNLDPLSPMTASSLLSFAELFSFMLQDRAKGLLGTSVSFDDLMEILGKSILEIERTVKQPQPGPDPAQLSKVLSIILHLICLLEKVQCTVEQDHFKKETIYKFLKLQPCGKNGYSPLHLAVDRNTTCVGRYPVCKFPSFQVTSILLECGADVNSRDEDNNSPLHVAASNNHPDIMNLLISCGTHFDSTNSFKQTPCDLLDEKELAKNLIQPINHTTLQCLAARVIIKHSLTFRGNIPEKLEAFVLLHR from the exons ATGGATTTAAAAACTGCTGTTTTCAACGCAGCCAGAGATGGCAAACTCCGTCTTCTGCAGAAACTTTTAGAGAATAAGAGCGATCATGAAGTGATGAAGCTCATGGCGGAGAAAACGAACGGAGCGACACCATTATTAATGGCTGCCCGTTACGGCCACCTGGAGCTGGTGGAATACCTCATCGAATGCTGCTGCGCTCCTGTGGAGATCGGAGGATCCGTGAATTTCGATGGTGAGATCATTGAGGGAGCGCCGCCGCTCTGGGCCGCATCTGCGGCGGGACATTTGAAAGTCGTCCAGTCTTTACTGGGTCACGGTGCCTCTGTGAACAACACGACACTTACTAACTCCACTCCTCTGAGAGCCGCGTGTTTCGATGGACATTTGGATATTGTCAAATATTTGGTGGAGCACAAAGCAGATCTGGAGGTGGCCAACAGACACGGTCACACGTGTCTCATGATATCGTGTTATAAAGGCCACAAGGAGATCGCGCAGTATTTGCTGGAGAAAGGGGCCGACGTCAACAGGAAAAGTGTGAAAG GTAACACAGCTTTACATGATTGTGCTGAATCTGGCAGTTTAGAGATCTTGAAGATGCTGTTGAAGTTTGGAGCCACCATGGAGAAGGACGGTTACGGAATGACTCCGCTGCTCTCCGCTAGCGTGACGGGCCACACCAATATTGTGGATTTCCTCACACAACATCCTCAAACAAATAAAAAGGAGCGCATTAATGCCCTGGAGCTGCTGGGAGCCACTTTTGTGGATAAGAAGAGAGATCTTTTAGGAGCGCTGAAGTACTGGAAGAGAGCCATGGATCTGCGATACAGCGATTCTAACGATATATTGTTGAAAGAAGAACCTAAGCAGCTCATCATGGCGTACGATTACACCAAAGAGGTGAACACGTTTGAGGAGCTGGACGGCTTGATCGCAGACCCCGATGACATGAGAATGCAGGCCCTGCTTATTCGAGAGCGCATTCTCGGCCCGGCGCACCCAGACACATCCTACTACATCCGCTACCGGGGTGCCGTGTACGCGGACTCTGGGAATTTCGAGAGATGCATCAAATTGTGGAAGTACGCTCTTGACATGCAGCAGAGAAACTTGGACCCTCTCAGTCCCATGACGGCCAGCAGTCTGTTGTCTTTTGCCGAACTTTTCTCCTTCATGCTGCAGGACCGAGCCAAAGGCCTGCTGGGAACCTCTGTGTCCTTCGACGACCTGATGGAGATCCTTGGAAAGAGCATTCTGGAGATCGAGCGCACCGTCAAACAGCCGCAGCCCGGTCCGGATCCGGCTCAACTCAGCAAAGTTCTGTCCATAATCCTGCACCTCATCTGTCTGCTGGAGAAGGTCCAGTGTACCGTGGAGCAGGATCACTTCAAGAAAGAGACCATCTACAAGTTCCTGAAGCTGCAGCCCTGCGGGAAGAACGGCTACAGTCCTCTGCATCTGGCCGTGGACCGGAACACCACGTGCGTGGGCCGCTATCCTGTCTGCAAGTTCCCCTCGTTCCAGGTGACATCCATCCTGTTGGAGTGTGGTGCCGATGTGAACAGTCGAGACGAAGACAACAACAGCCCGCTGCACGTCGCCGCATCCAACAACCACCCCGACATCATGAACCTGCTGATTTCCTGTGGCACTCACTTCGACAGCACCAACTCCTTCAAACAGACACCGTGTGACCTGCTGGACGAGAAGGAGCTGGCCAAGAACCTCATCCAGCCCATCAATCACACCACGCTGCAGTGTCTGGCCGCTCGAGTCATTATCAAACACAGTCTGACGTTCAGAGGAAACATCCCTGAGAAACTGGAGGCCTTTGTGCTGCTGCACAGATAG
- the LOC127423889 gene encoding transmembrane emp24 domain-containing protein 7-like — protein sequence MDRSVLQEIIKMLFWFVLLMFGCVRASELTFELPDNGKQCFYEDIIIGTKCTLEFQVVTGGHYDVDCRLEDPDGTVLYKEMKKQYDSFTFTAARNGTYKFCFSNEFSTFTHKTVYFDFQVGDDPPLFPNENRVTAVTQMESACVSIHEALKSVIDYQTHCRLREAQSRGRAEDLNTRVAFWSTGEAFILLVVSISQVVLLRSFFSDKKTTTTRVGS from the exons ATGGATCGTTCAGTGCTGCAGGAGATAATAAAGATGTTGTTCTGGTTTGTGCTGCTGATGTTTGGGTGTGTTCGTGCTTCTGAACTCACATTCGAGCTGCCGGATAACGGCAAACAGTGTTTCTATGAGGACATTATTATCGGCACTAAATGCACTCTTGAGTTCCAG GTGGTGACTGGAGGTCATTATGATGTTGACTGTCGTCTGGAGGATCCTGATGGAACAGTTCTGTATAAAGAAATGAAGAAACAGTACGACAGCTTTACATTCACTGCAGCGAGAAACGGCACTTATAAGTTCTGCTTCAGCAATGAATTCTCCACCTTTACACACAAGACGGTGTATTTTGACTTTCAAGTCGGTGACGATCCTCCACTTTTCCCCAATGAGAACAGAGTTACTGCTGTAACACAG ATGGAATCTGCATGTGTCTCCATTCATGAGGCTTTGAAATCCGTCATCGACTATCAGACGCATTGCCGTCTGCGAGAAGCTCAAAGCCGCGGTCGAGCAGAAGATCTGAACACTAGAGTGGCGTTCTGGTCCACCGGAGAGGCCTTCATCCTGTTAGTGGTCAGTATCAGTCAGGTGGTTCTTCTGAGGAGCTTCTTCTCAGACAAGAAAACCACCACGACTCGTGTTGGATCGTAA